The stretch of DNA caaaaatcaaaataattaattccaaCATACAATCCCAATATCCAATATACAATCTCAATCAAATATTACAATCCCAATAAACAATCTCAAAATAGTAGGCTACTATCGTCACTCCTTGGCACATAGCCATAAAATGAAGGAATACTTAAGGATAATGCTGGAATTCCATACAACAGAAGCCCAAGTTCGATTTATGCCCTTGGGCCGAAAAAAATTATAGGCCAGCGAAAGATTAATGGACTCACCGCTAGCCCATCTGGATAGCATACGAACAACAGTAGAGGGAGATCCTTGAGCATGACATAGGGCATCCCCAATGGCTAGAATCTTCTTTATCAGGGGCGAGTCATCCCTCTTGACCCTCAGCTCCCATACAGAGGTAGCAGCAAAGTAACGCTGGTGAACCCATCGGATCCATAAAGAGTCCTTGCGATGGATATTCCAGAGGGTCTTGACAAGCAACGCCGAGTTCCAACTTTGAAGGTCTTTAAAaccaatcccccccccccctcccttcATTTTTGGGGAGGCAGACATCACGCCAAGCAACTAAAGCAGACTTGGAATTCCATAAAAAGAGCCGACATAATGTAAACCCCAGAACTTGATACaaagcttggatgttgtaatggaaattatagtagcaaagtgaatggtattttgattcagggcattaacgtaataagggaatgattgtaatgatgaactttaccctatagtcttatgaAGGAATGATGAGctttaccccaaaagtcttaaggtggcttgACTTGGAAGAATAAGATTAGCTTGGGAAAGAAGAGATAATGGCCATAATGGATTCTTATCCTAGAAGTCACATGAAGGTGAGATTTGGAGGcttgggattggaaggaaatgAAAACTTGAATTGGAAGATAAAATCAAAGGGATAATTCAAGGGTTGTAATGATGGCTTGGGAAGAAAAATGGGGTGACTTAAAGGCTAAGGGATATCTTGTGATTTGGAGTCTTGGGAGACTATATAAAAGGAAGGGGTAGAGACTCACATGAAGCTAAAATATAGCAAGTGAACAAGTGCgacaaggagaagaaagaaatcaaggaaAGCAAAAAAGATGAAGGGTAAAGACACCTCATTGGAAATCAGAAAAAACAGTTGAGAAATCAAAGAGGTAAGtcgattttatttatgtaggGTCGTAGAGCACGAAAAGGAgagtctgtaggttcaaacaaAGGGCGAATcggagcaaaaatgagcaagttatagcatttttaattttaggttgcaGAATTCGTAACAAGGAAGGAGGcggcgcgtggccacccttctggAGGCGCATGAGGGTGCGTCTAGGATCCGTTTGACCTGAAATTTTTACCataattctcctattttaattatctataacctcatgtaaaaatatttaaggtttggttcacttAAATGCATAATTTCTGCAGAAacaacccctagtgctcgaaaccgAGCTATGAACAATactatcgaagggaaaacggTCAAGATGAGTGATTCCTgtatgttttgtgacactttgagcatttgttgcttcacttgtgtgtggatgttggcttacatatcatgcctttgtggcttacacatcatattttcccttgactatgcatattccttctgctttgtcatatatcatgtttatgttggtgactatggctagttgttaggccatcatggaagaactcatgctcttacggtgagccaatgggtgactatgatgaccgtgggggtgattgcaacaccttggtaTTGCTACCACAGGGATGGATTTCATAacagcattattgcatttgcacacacatatctttcattttctgagtcactcacttagatgtaattatctaactcgggtgtttcatacccctaggaCATTTAACGTCCCAACTTTATCAGAAGTATCAAGTGTTTTAGGCTCCAGATCAAAgcgtgggcaaggaggtggagcttcgctagctttgggattttagtttcattatgtacccttgtaacctaaGTAATGTATTGTGAATAGCGGTTAGGGTACTCagggttgtaagaggtgtgtgtatgtgggtgCCCTACATCTGTACCTATAATGatgtgttgagtcatttttggaatattggaagtcataagcatttcttgtacttggaaatgaaatctagtggaaacccccttatttagctttggttaagcttgcaggttcgatccaatactttcgttggtaagggtttccataacgcccgtaggtgatgtcttaattatatttcaagttattgcatatttggaaaagtggggcgttacacataACCtgtaaattttctctaaaacaGCAGCAGGCGCAAGCAAGATAGAAAGCCAGAAGCATTCAACTCCCTGAAGAATAGCTCTAATGAGCTCAAATCTGCCTGCATATGAGAGCGAGGAAGCAATCCAAGCTTTAATGCAATCCAAAATTTTATCCGTGAGAGGCCTATAATGAATAACCTTAAGCTTCTCCGCAACGAGGGGAATGCCCAAATGCTGAAAGGGAAGCTCACCTTTAGAGAAGCTGGTGGCAGTAAGAATATCATTCAAATCATTATCATTGATACCGACAGGGAAAATAGACTTGAGACCATTAGCAGACAGTCCCGAGCAAGCTTCAATGTTGCGAAGGTAGTCCATAAGGATCCTGACTGAGACATCATCTCCCCTAGAAAAAAGCATCAAATCGTTTGCGAAAGCAAGGTGAGAGATGTCAAGATTGCTGCATTTCGGATGGAAATTAAACTCATAACTCACAGTGGCCATTTTGAGGGACTTGGACAAATACTCAATGCAGAGAacaaaagagaaagggagaaagggGATCTCCCTGTCGAAGGCCTTGCTACCTTTTGAAAAAGTCGTGCATATATACTTCCATTAATCATGATGGAGTAGGAGGTCGAACAAACACATTCCATGATCCACTTGGAGAAAACAGATAGAAAGCCCAGGCCGTCAAGGATATGCTGAAGGAATGCccaattaacaaaatcaaaagctTTTCGAATGAGGTTAACCTTGATAAGGCACCTAGGAGAAATCCTCTTTCGACTGTAATTTCGGAGAACCTCTTGGGCAAGGTGAACATTCTCCATAAGACTCATGCCCTTAACAAAAGTTGATTGTGCACAATCAATGATGGAATCTAAGACCGTAGCAAGTCTTGATGCTAAGACTTTGGAAATGACCTTGTAAGCCACGGAACAACATGCAATGGGCCTGAACTGGCATGCTTGGATTTTGGAACAAGAACGATGGCTGAATAGTTAATCTGCTTGAGGAGAGACCCCGAGGAGAAGAATTCATGGATAGCCTCCGTGAATTGCTCGCCAACAATAGGCCAAGCTTTCTTGAAGAAACAGGAAGTAAAACCATCAGGCCCCGGAGCCTTCTCATCACCGATACTAAACAGAGCAGCCTTAATCTCCTCACGAGAAGCATTCTATGAGAGAAACGCAGCTTGATCCAATGAAATACTGGGCCCTGATCTTAAAACCTGAGGGTCGATGGCCTTGCAAGGCTTGGAGGAGCCCAGCAAGCCttcataaaatcgaataaattCACCAGCCACCTCATCCAAGGAAGTAGTAAGTGACCCATCAGCTCGAGAAATGGCAGCAATAAAATTTCGCTTGGAATTGCGCTTAACAATTGCATGGAAAAACTTGGTGCACCTGTCATTAAGCTTCAGATAATTACACTTCGCTTGTTGATGGAAAAATGACGCAATCTGAACTTGAAGGCTCTAGTCCTGCGGATGAGCATTAAGGGAAAGCTGGGCCTCTTCTAGCTCTTTATCAACATTAGCCACTTGGGAAGAGATATGGCTGAAGTTCTTAGAATTGAAGCTCCTGAGGGGACCCTTGAGATGCTTAAGCTTTTTGCAAAGGCTGAATTGCTTAGTGTCAGAAACATGCTGATGGAAAACAAAGCTTACAATACTGAGAAAGTCCCTATGATCTGCCCACATATTAAAGAATCGAAAAGGCTTTTTCTGGAATAACGCTATTGGTGAAGGGAAACAACACATGGGGAATAGTCAGACAAGCAACCCACAGGCAAAAAATTGGCATGACCAATAAGGTTCCTCAACGACCAATCTTGATTTATCATGACTCGGTCCAACTTAGAACAAACTGAATTATTCGTCCAGGTATAGAAGCAACCTATAGAAGCCAAATTCGAGAGCCCCATAGACATGCAGCAATCCGAGAGGCCTTTGGTCTCATATGGGGTGATATCCGCCCCATTGATCTTCTCCTCAGCATGGAGCACACAATTAAAGTCCCCCATGACCGTCCATGGGCCGGAACAACTATTACCAAAGTCCATGAGATTCTGCCAAAAGGGGCGCATGCCTAACACAAAATTGAAAGCATACACAAAACTAGCATGGAAAGAGCAACCTAAAATCTTACAACATATGCGGCTGTGAATAACTTGGGGAGAGATCCCCAATGGCTCCAAGGTGATCTTTGATGGGTCCCAAAGTACCACGATACACCCAGCAGAGTGGACATGAAAATTATTGACCTCTTCCCAACCTGGGAATTTACGGCTCATAACCTTAAGCAGCTTGGATGGATTAAGCTTACTCTTTAAAATAGCCATAACACTAACATGGTGCTGATCAATGAGGTGCTTAACCCCATTCTGCTTCAGGGGCATGTTGAGGCCCCTTATGTTCTagcaagaaaaaataataatggaaCACGAAGGGCAGCGCCCTTTTTCCTTAAATCATGAGATTGGTCGGAATTCTCTGCCAAATGGCTATCGGCTTTCTCCAAACTCTCAAGTGTTATGTCCTCTAGACGGCTTTGGGAAGGATCCAGCTTATCCTTATCCTTTGGAGAAGATTTCTTCTTATGCTTCTACTTTGAGGCCTAGATTTGgctgacttcttcttctttctgaaGACCACCTCCACAAAGTCCCCATCCTTATCTAACTTTGGAGCATCAAGGTGCCCCTTAATCGGAGTAAGCTCCAAGGCTTCATCTCTGTCCTCAACAGAAACCTGCACTTACTCCTTCAAAGGAGGATCCTCTTGACCCGAACAAACAGAATCTGGGATTCCCTTGCCCTCCTTAGGAGCCTCATCAGGGATCAGATCAGGGGCCTCATTCGGGATCGAATTTTGCTTATTGGCCTTGCAAGCCTTTAGGGAGTGGCCAAAAGCCATACAAAACGAGCAGAACTATGGCTCATAATCATAAACGACTTGTTGGTGACAAATCTTATCGCATGGCATCATGAAACTGACCTCACGAACCAAGTCTTTAGAGACGTCTACCTCCACAAGAGCACAAGCGAAAGAGAGCCTCTCTTTAGTTGCAGTGTTCCTGTCACTAGCAATAGGCACTCCTACTCTGGAAGTGATCCTCCACAGCAAAGTTGGGTtccaaaaatcaacaagaagACCTAGAAATCTGACCCATAATGGCATACGAGGATCCAGTGCCTCATCAAATTCaaaacaatagggcataactTTAAGAAGCAAGGGACGCCCATACACGAAATGCGACCCTCCTCTAAGCACCTGGTCTCTTACTTCGGCATCTTCGAATTTGAAAATCAACCATTCACTGGAATGAGGGATATACGAATATAGGACTTCCCATGAGTTGCAGAGCTTTAGTAGAGCTGCTTTTCTTGGGAATTTCCCAGCAAAATAACCCACTAAACAATGGCCCAGAGCCCTCTCAACATTATCCAACTCTAGCGGATCTACAACAAGCATCTAGCCAGTGTTCTCTAACCTTGGCAGAGCAAACCCCTGAACTTGTTGCTTCTTGCTATCCTTGAATAGACCCACCCATGGGGTTGATACTTTAGGTTCAGACGAAATAGAAGGACTAACCTTGCTGGGCTCTTCCGTTCGACTAACCGATACAGTGTTTACATCACCAAGGGTGCACGACTTGGAGGAAGATTCAAGTTTGACACCATCTGGCTTTGCTGGGAGACTTGATGACAAGGCATCCCCATTAACTCCTGCTCTGATAGCTGGAACTACCAAACTTGTGGGAGAAATATTCTTTATGGCCATGGAGGATGACCGAAATAAATTTTGACCACTTAAACGACCTCATAACCCCACTAGTCTGACATGGCCCGTGGGCCCCCAGCACCGAAGTCGTAGATTAAACAAAGAATCCCCAAGAATGGGGGTCAAGGGCCACCACTGAGGAGAATCGCAAGCAACTGCACGGGTTCTGCAACCCAAATTAAcgttgaaaattcaaaaatggaAGGGCGGGAACTTCGCggatttgaaatattttaaattctgcTCCAAGGAAGCCGACGCTAACCCATTTGAAATTAATCTCGGGCAATCCACATCCAACCCACAAAAGCCAAGCAATAAACAAATGAATCTTTGGAATGAGATTCACCTAACAACACCTAAAGAATCGAGCAGAATAGTCACACAATGAGGCAGCCGCAAGAGGAAAACGAAAATCGCCCCCTCCCAGCGAGACACTCTCTCTCTAAACCCCACTTTTTGACTGagagctcttttttttttttttttatcaaaaggtaaatatatatatatcaaaatgtaTAATGTACATCGGGCATACCCGGGAAACAAGCAATTGCCGAAACAATTAACGATCAATGGCAAGAGCCTCAAATTGAACTAAAACCTGAGGATACAAGGTAAACATGACCCTGTATACGCTAGTTTTAATCCTATGAATAATACAATCCAAATGGGCTGGAAGCCTTTCAAAAATAAGCCAGTTACAGGCAATCCAAATCTGGTATATAGTGCTTCCCAGCGCGATGCATTTAACTCTGCTTTGCCATGAAGAGTTGCAGACCTTTTTTTTCAGCCACTTGAAGGCACTTGGAAGAGTGGACATAGAACAAGATAGCCCCACCCAAGCTTTGATATGATTCCAGATCCTCAAACTCGTTGGACATTGAAAATAAAGATGCTGAAGAGATTCCTCTGTTGACCCACAAAATTGACAACAACTATCAAGATCCATAAAACGCAGCTTGTCTTTAGTAAGAATCCGCTCCTTGGCACATAGCCACAAAATGAAGGAATGCTTAGGGACAATGCTGGAATTCCATACAACAGAAGCCCAAGCTCGTTTTCTACCCTTGGGCTGAAAGAAATTATAGGCCAACAAAAGATTGATGGACTCACCGCTAGCCCATCTGGAAAGCCCACAAACAACAGCTGAGGGAGATCCTTGAGTAGCACATAGGGCATCCCTAATGGCAAGAATCTTCTTTATGAGGGGCGAGTCATGCCTCTTAGCCCTCAGCTCCCATATAGAAACAGTCGCTAAGTAACGCTGGTGAACCCATCAGACCCACAATGAATCCTTCTTGCGGTGGATATTCCAGAGGACCTTGACAAGCAATGCCGAGTTCCAACTCTGAAGGTCTTTAAAATTGATCCCCCCCTTTCATTTCTGGAGAGGCAGACATCACACCAAGTAACTAGAGTAACCTTGGAATTCCATAAGAAAAGCCGACATAACCtgtaaattttctctaaaacaGCAGCACATGCAGGCAAGATAGAGAGCCAGAAGCATTCGACTCCCTGGAGAACAACTCTAATGAGCTCAAGTCTGCCTGCATATGAGAGCGATGAGGCAGCCCAAGCTTTGATGCAATCCGAAATTCTGTCTATGAGAGGCCCGTAATGAATAACCTTGAGCTTCTCCGCAGCTAGGGGAATGCCTAAATACCGAAAGGGAAGCTCACATCTAGAGAAGCTGGTGGCCACGAGAATATCATTCAAATCACTTTCATTAATTTCGGCAGGGTAAATGCTGGACTTGAGACCATTAGCGCTCAGCCCCGAGCAAGCTTTAAAGCTGCGAAGACAGTTCATAAGAATCCTGACTGGGTGGTGGTGCATGGACGTTCTTAGTTGGTGGAGTGATTTGTCTGGTTAATTCCGTTAATGAACGAGACCTCAGCCTGCTAACTAACTATGTGGAGGTGACCCTTCACAGCTACCTTCTTAGAGGGACTATGGCCTTTCAGGCCATGGAATTTTAAGGCAATAACAGGTCTGTGATGCCCTTAGATGTTCTGGGCCGCACACGTGCTACACTGATGTATTCAATGAGTTTATAGCCTTGGCCGACAGGCCCGGGTAATCTTTGAAATTTCATCATGATTGGGATAGATCATTGCAATTGTTGGTCTTCAACGAGGAATTCTTAGTAAGCGCGAGTCATTAGCTCACGTTGACTATATCCCTGCCCTTTGTACACACCGCCCGTCACTCCTACTGATTGAATGGTCCGGTGAAGTGTTCGGATTCCGGCGACATGGGCAGTTCGCTGCCGGTGACGTCGCGAGAAGTCAACTGAACCTTATCATTTAAAGGAAGGAGAAGTCGTAATAAGGTTTCTGTAGGTGAACCTGCGGAAGGATCATTGTCGAGCCCTGCAAGAACAGAATGACCGTCAGACCAGTAACTCTACGCCTGAAGGGGTCGGCCCTCCGTGGTGCTCTGCCCTTCAGGTTACGCCACGCCCTCCCGCGACGAACAACAAACACCGGCGCAGGACGCGCCAAGGAAACGAAATGAACGAGCCTGCCCCCTACCCCCTCAACGGTGGCGATGGGGCGCAGTCTCTTTCACTTACACAAAAATGACTCTCGGTAACGGATATCTCAGCTCTGGCATCGATGAAGAACGTAGCAAAATGCGATACTTCGTGTGAATTATAGAATCCCGTGAACCATCGAGTCTTTGAACGCAAGTTGCGCCTGAAGCCATCTGACCGAGGGCACGTCTGCCTGGGTGTCATGCACGCCATAGCCTCCCCTCCCGCCCCACATCTTGCCTTCTGTACCCTCAAGGGCGCGGCCATCCCAAAAGGAAGGATCTCGGTGGCAGCAGTCATGGCTGGAGGTGGTTGTACCCAAAGCACATTCGTGTCTCGAAGAGTGCCCTTCCATCGATTGGAGTGCCCCCGCGACCCCCGAGCAACGCTCGTGGGAGCCGCCCACGACGCGACCCCAGGTCAGGCGGGACTACCCACTGAGCTTAAGCATatcaataaaaagaagaagagaaactaACTAGGATTCCCTTAGTAATGACGAGTGAACCCAGAAAAGCCCAACTTGAGAATCGGCGACCCCGCCGTCTTTATTATAGTATGGAGAAGCATCCTCAGCGGTGGACCAGGCCCAAGTCCCCTAGAAGGGGGCACCGGAGAGGGTGAGAGCCCCGTCATGCTCAGACCCTATTGCACCACGAGGCATTGTCGGCGAGTCGGGTTGTTTGGGAATGTAGCCCCAATTGGATGATAAATTTCGTCCAAGGCTAAACATGGGCGAGAGACCAATAGGAAACAAGTACCACGAGGGAAAGATGAAAATGACTTTGAAAAGAGAGTCAAAGAGTGCCTGAAACTATCAGGAGGGAAGCGGATGGGTACCGGCGATGCGCCCCGATCGGATATGGAACGGCTTCGCTGGTTCGCTGATCAGCTCGGGGCGTAGACCGGTGCGAGTTGGGGTGAAGGCCAAAGCTTGGGCTATCGACAAGCCTGCAGACACGCCTTCGCCCCAACCGTGGCTGGCAGCGCGCGCCTTAGGGCGTGCCTCGGCATCTACGAGCTCCTGACACCAGCCAGTAAACTCTCTATTCGGTCCGTCTTGAAACACGGACCAAGGAGTCTGACATATGTGCGATTCAATGGGTGAGTAAACCCGTGAAGTGCAATGAAGCTAATTGGAGGGATGCCCCCCGCGTGGGGAGCTACACCGCCGACCAACCTTGATCTTATGAAAAGGGTTCGAGTGCGAGCATGCCTGTCGGGACCCGAAATATGGTGAATTATGTCTAAGTGGGGCGAAGCCAGAGGAAACTCTAGTGGAGGCCCATAGCGATACTGACGTGCAAATCGTTCGTTTGACTTGGGTATAGGGGCGAAAGACTAATCGAACCGTCTAGTAGCTAGTTCCCTCCGAAGTTTCCCTCAGGATAGCTGGAGCTCAACGCGACTCTTCTCTGTTTATTTTGCGACCTTTATGCGAGCTAAATAGTTCGTCAAGCCAGTTAAAAGCATCTCTGGGAGCTCAGCTCCCATGCATGACTAGGTCAGCGAGCTGGAACATCGCTTGGTTCTTATGGTTTGAACTCAGGCCTCAACGAAGTGTGGCCTTATTCTAGCGAGCTCGGCATTGGGCCCATTAGGTTTCAAGAGATTGGACCGGTCTACTGAGTCAAGTTCAGCCCATAAGAAATGGTCTAGAAAATACCTGTAACAATATACAAGcattatacaaatataatattgatGTGTTTTGCAAAACAAGTATATCagcaaaaataaacaaaagaatcGGAGGATAAAGATAGCGCCACGTGGCTAGGTGGGGAGCCCCTGCATGCATGGCCATAACCCACCACGCAGGCTCTACAACAACCCCACACACACCCGTACTCATGTTGTTGCAGCACCTCCTAGCCTCGCGCGCGGCCTGCACCCcgggtgacccacttgggaatttatatttttaatattacaaaatggctccaaaaattttctaaaattatgaaaacgatccgaaaatattttttgtgtgtgtcTTGAAGTTTTGATATCT from Diospyros lotus cultivar Yz01 chromosome 6, ASM1463336v1, whole genome shotgun sequence encodes:
- the LOC127804399 gene encoding uncharacterized protein LOC127804399, coding for MPLKQNGVKHLIDQHHVSVMAILKSKLNPSKLLKVMSRKFPGWEEVNNFHVHSAGCIVVLWDPSKITLEPLGISPQVIHSRICCKILGCSFHASFVYAFNFVLGMRPFWQNLMDFGNSCSGPWTVMGDFNCVLHAEEKINGADITPYETKGLSDCCMSMGLSNLASIALFQKKPFRFFNMWADHRDFLSIVSFVFHQHVSDTKQFSLCKKLKHLKGPLRSFNSKNFSHISSQVANVDKELEEAQLSLNAHPCTKFFHAIVKRNSKRNFIAAISRADGSLTTSLDEVAGEFIRFYEGLLGSSKPCKAIDPQNASREEIKAALFSIGDEKAPGPDGFTSCFFKKAWPIVGEQFTEAIHEFFSSGSLLKQINYSAIVLVPKSKHASSGPLHVVPWLTRGDDVSVRILMDYLRNIEACSGLSANGLKSIFPVGINDNDLNDILTATSFSKGELPFQHLGIPLVAEKLKADLSSLELFFRELNASGFLSCLRLLLF